In one Lycorma delicatula isolate Av1 chromosome 5, ASM4794821v1, whole genome shotgun sequence genomic region, the following are encoded:
- the LOC142325805 gene encoding matrix metalloproteinase-18-like: protein MIIIYFITFFITTISINADEFDSNKFLLDYGYLKGDNASLTDEKAVKDAVKLFQESFHLPVNGELNSKTIALMREPRCGVPDILPYVVSRIIWRKPELKWHYQRATAEKMKLANIAFDEWAKHTSLSFKHDYYGYDILISDKYGIHTCAKNDKVRCSSKFDGPGGVLAHAFSPNTANTPIEIHIDEEENWNFDPEGKEEKDKTNLLSTLMHEIGHALGVRHSFNKDALMYPLLNKRSNLSEDDILAIQSLYGSKAMTTTAKPVQTTKSTTVPKSSDVITDVCAIKEDDENKIHYLLVNGKVYVIFKKQLWIINIANSSKYDSKNYYRPLEITERLKFLSLDTFKGIDAMYQRPNGEIVLIENHKLFMFNLNTQQLVIGYPRNVCSHFNIGHPCTINGIVNTYTGKTYVIYNEDFVGEINECSFTVARTDLVSNLFPGIPADIDGVTRFNNGLLYFFKNGNYYEYNEFFQKVIRFGTKDHELFGLLCYSNNILKQFTEFIKNI, encoded by the exons ATGATTATCATATACTTCATAACGTTTTTTATCACAACAATTTCTATAAATGCAGATGAATTTGattctaataaatttctattgGACTATGGATATCTCAAAGGAGATAATGCAAGCTTAACTGATGAAAAAGCAGTAAAAGATGCCGTAAAACTGTTTCAAGAATCTTTTCATCTTCCGGTTAATGGGGAGTTAAATAGTAAGACCATCGCTTTAATGCGTGAGCCTCGATGCGGTGTACCAGATATATTACCGTATGTAGTTTCAAGAATCATATGGAGAAAACCGGAACTGAAATGGCACTACCAACGAGCAACGGCTGAAAAGATGAAATTAGCTAACATAGCTTTTGATGAATGGGCAAAGCACACATCGTTAAGTTTCAAACATGATTATTACGGATATGATATCCTAATTTCTGACAAATATGGTATCCACACATGTGCCAAAAACGATAAAGTTCGATGCTCGAGCAAATTTGATGGACCTGGAGGTGTTTTGGCGCATGCGTTTTCTCCTAACACTGCTAACACACCCATAGAAATTCACATTGATGAAGAGGAGAATTGGAATTTTGATCCTGAAGGTAAAGAGGAAAAAGACAAAACCAACCTTCTGAGCACGTTGATGCATGAGATTGGTCACGCCTTGGGTGTTCGCCATTCTTTCAATAAAGATGCTCTCATGTACCCTTTACTAAACAAACGTTCAAATTTAAGCGAAGACGATATATTAGCCATTCAGTCGCTTTATGGCAGTAAAGCGATGACAACTACTGCTAAACCTGTTCAAACGACTAAATCTACTACTGTTCCTAAGTCTTCAGATGTTATTACCGACGTGTGCgcaataaaagaagatgatgagaataaaattcattacttgcTAGTAAATGGTAAAGtttatgtaatattcaaaaaACAGTTATGGATAATAAATATTGCGAACAGCAGTAAATATGatagcaaaaattattatagaccACTTGAAATTACTGAACGATTAAAGTTTCTTTCTTTAGATACATTCAAAGGAATAGATGCGATGTACCAGAGACCGAACGGAGAAatagtattaattgaaaatcataaattgttTATGTTCAATCTTAATACTCAACAGTTGGTCATAGGCTATCCTAGGAATGTATGTTCACACTTTAACATCGGTCATCCTTGTACGATTAATGGTATCGTAAATACATATACTGGAAAAACTTATGTGATTTATAATGAAGATTTTGTGGGGGAGATAAATGAATGTTCATTCACTGTTGCTCGAACAGATCTTGTATCCAATCTGTTTCCTGGAATACCGGCAGATATAGATGGGGTTACTCGTTTTAACAAcggactactttatttttttaagaatggaaaTTATTATGAGTATAATGAATTCTTCCAAAAAGTAATCAGATTTGGAACTAAAGATCATGAGCTTTTTGGTTTGCTATGTTACAGTAACAATATCTTAAAACAGTTCActgaatttatca aaaatatataa
- the LOC142325806 gene encoding uncharacterized protein LOC142325806, translating to MSGQIIDVDTANAVFDESITGKEFHTHYPYASTTFNNSDEIRIPVQQQDVYTLPCESYLLINGTYSDANGVSDSTLKLCNNFGAFLFDEIRYEIAGQEVDRVRNVGITSTMKNALSLRNFEKDSIFMHGWSSDGVEDIQPVNGVYIDGESAKFKVLLPLKMLLGFFEDYNKILLNVKQELILLRASTNNNAVVVPAGKTFTFTITKISWKIPYVNVSDEKRLSLLRLVDKDEPILMMFRKWNLYEYPTLPISKDVIWTVKTTTQVEKPHYVIIGFQTSRKGDATKRASNFDTISLNNIRLYLNSVYYPYEHIQGDSIILYEMFKSFYRSYYNRNSAAALITPSKYYAMPLIFIDCSKQNDTLKTGAVDIKIEIQTSTNIPDNTTAYCLMISDCIMQYSPLTGTVKNVS from the coding sequence ATGAGCGGACAGATAATAGACGTTGATACTGCGAACGCGGTATTTGATGAAAGCATTACGGGTAAAGAATTTCATACTCACTATCCTTATGCATCAACTACATTTAATAATAGTGATGAAATAAGAATTCCTGTCCAGCAACAGGATGTATACACGCTTCCGTGCGAAAGTTATTTACTCATCAACGGAACGTATAGTGATGCTAATGGAGTTTCAGATTCAACACTAAAACTATGCAACAATTTTGGCGCGTTTCTTTTCGATGAAATTCGTTATGAAATTGCAGGACAGGAGGTGGATAGGGTGAGAAATGTGGGGATAACTTCAACGATGAAAAATGCTCTATCACTGAGAAACTTcgaaaaagattcaatttttatGCATGGTTGGTCATCGGACGGTGTTGAAGATATCCAACCGGTCAACGGTGTATATATCGATGGTGAATCGGCAAAGTTTAAGGTATTACTTCCGCTGAAGATGCTCTTGGGCttttttgaagattataataAGATACTGCTAAACGTTAAACAGGAACTCATTCTGCTTCGGGCTTCCACTAATAATAATGCTGTTGTCGTTCCAGCTGGAAAAACATTTACCTTCACAATAacgaaaattagttggaaaatacCATATGTTAACGTATCGGATGAAAAACGGTTATCACTTCTTAGACTGGTAGATaaggatgaaccgattttgatgatgtTCCGAAAGTGGAACTTGTACGAATACCCAACTCTACCTATCAGTAAAGATGTAATTTGGACAGTTAAAACAACAACGCAGGTGGAAAAACCTCATTATGTTATCATTGGATTTCAAACATCGAGAAAAGGAGACGCAACAAAAAGAGCTTCGAATTTTGATACCATTTCACTTAATAACATACGCTTGTATCTGAATTCAGTATATTATCCTTATGAACACATTCAAGGAGATAGCATTATATTATACGAAATGTTTAAGAGTTTCTATAGATCTTATTATAACAGGAATTCAGCGGCTGCGTTAATTACCCCATCCAAGTACTATGCTATGCCATTAATCTTTATAGATTGTTCAAAACAAAACGATACTTTGAAAACTGGCGCGGTCGATATTAAAATCGAGATACAAACTTCTACCAACATTCCCGACAACACAACAGCctattgtttgatgataagtgaTTGCATAATGCAATATTCTCCTTTAACTGGCACAGTCAAAAACGTTTCCTAA